Below is a genomic region from Desulfobacter sp..
CTCCTGCCGGTGCTGGTGGGGTACTTAGGATGGCGCTTTGCCGGACTCTTTGTTCTGGCCTGCCTTGCCGGATCATTCATGACAGCCGGCCTGGTGAGCCTGGTCTGTTCAGAATCGTCTTATAGGTGATATTGGGATTCAAGGTCCACTTGATCGACCAGTCCCAGTCATCTTCTCTTTGATCTGCCGCATCCAAACAGACAATGCCTGAATTTTGAAACTGATATACCCGGAGGGTCTCATCCCCTGCGGTCAGAAAAGAGACCAGACGGTCCATAAAGGGCAAATGCCCCACCACCATCCAGTTGGCTTTGGGGTCCAAACTTGCTGCAAAGGCCCTGACATCATCCAGGGGATTGATGCCGGAAAGACGGGTCACGGGCGAATCCAGACCCAAAGCCCTGTGAAAAATCCGGGCGGTCTGCTCTGCCCTTTTTTTACCTGAATGAAACACCCGGGCCACAGGGATATGATATCCCTTGGCCACGGAGGCCATTGTAAGACTTTTTTCAATTCCAAGTTCGGACAGGCCCTTTTCAGGGTCTGTTTCTTTGGTGTTGCTCATGCCGTGCTGAACAAGAAATAAGGCCATGACATCCTCTCTTTTTAACGATTACCCCGGGGGTATACCC
It encodes:
- the sixA gene encoding phosphohistidine phosphatase SixA, which translates into the protein MALFLVQHGMSNTKETDPEKGLSELGIEKSLTMASVAKGYHIPVARVFHSGKKRAEQTARIFHRALGLDSPVTRLSGINPLDDVRAFAASLDPKANWMVVGHLPFMDRLVSFLTAGDETLRVYQFQNSGIVCLDAADQREDDWDWSIKWTLNPNITYKTILNRPGSPGRLS